Proteins encoded within one genomic window of bacterium:
- the gltX gene encoding glutamate--tRNA ligase: MQRTQPALDDMNTKKVVTRFAPSPSGYMHIGNLRTALHSYLLAKSHGGVFILRIEDTDRNRLVENAVQIILDTLALAGLKYDEGPGIGGPHGPYVQSERKDIYLEYAQRLISAGHAYRCFCKSPSAEEAGEATGSYGYNRRCRDLSPEDIREKLQSGLPHVIRQKAPLDGETTFEDLVFGTITKANADLQDIVLIKSDGYPTYNFAHVVDDHLMGVTHVVRGSEYLSSTPQFVNIYDAFGWERPQYVHLPLIMGKGEDGTISKLSKRHGAVSFQDLIKDGFLPESIINYIALLGWSPKDTSEEFFTLDELVQRFRVSGINKSASIFDYEKLLWYNGMYIRKLTPERFEELARPYVRQVVSRDIDVAKLLKLLQPRIEKFSQIPSQISFFEELPDFDCGLFTNKAHKATIDSARHILPAALDRLRAVEPWNNDTLFAELKALAASLGLKAGAVMWAVRIAVSGTSVTPGGATEILEILGRQESLRRLTLSLEKLSACTG, encoded by the coding sequence ATGCAACGCACACAACCGGCATTGGATGACATGAACACGAAGAAGGTCGTGACACGGTTCGCGCCCAGCCCCTCTGGGTACATGCACATTGGCAATCTCCGCACGGCGCTGCATTCGTACCTGCTGGCCAAGTCCCACGGCGGCGTCTTCATACTGCGCATCGAGGACACCGACAGAAACCGTCTGGTCGAAAACGCCGTGCAGATCATTCTCGACACCCTGGCGTTGGCGGGATTGAAGTACGATGAAGGCCCGGGCATCGGAGGCCCGCACGGCCCCTATGTGCAGAGTGAGCGGAAAGACATCTACCTCGAGTACGCGCAGAGGCTGATCTCCGCCGGGCATGCGTACCGTTGCTTCTGCAAAAGTCCGAGCGCGGAGGAGGCGGGCGAGGCAACCGGCAGTTACGGCTACAACCGGCGTTGCCGGGACCTGTCGCCGGAGGACATCCGCGAAAAGCTCCAAAGCGGCCTGCCGCATGTGATCCGCCAAAAAGCGCCGCTGGACGGCGAGACCACCTTCGAAGATCTGGTCTTTGGCACGATCACCAAAGCCAACGCCGATCTGCAGGACATCGTCCTGATCAAGTCGGATGGATATCCCACGTACAATTTCGCCCACGTGGTGGACGACCACCTGATGGGGGTGACCCATGTGGTGCGCGGATCGGAATACCTCTCCTCCACCCCGCAGTTCGTCAACATCTACGACGCCTTCGGCTGGGAACGTCCCCAGTACGTCCACTTGCCGCTGATCATGGGGAAAGGCGAGGACGGCACCATCTCCAAACTCTCGAAAAGACATGGGGCGGTGAGTTTTCAGGACCTGATCAAGGACGGGTTCCTGCCCGAGAGCATTATCAACTACATCGCCCTGCTCGGCTGGAGCCCCAAAGACACAAGCGAGGAATTCTTCACGCTCGATGAGCTGGTGCAGAGATTTCGCGTGTCCGGCATCAACAAGTCGGCGTCCATCTTCGATTACGAAAAGCTGCTATGGTACAACGGCATGTACATCCGCAAGCTGACGCCGGAGCGCTTCGAGGAACTCGCGCGCCCTTATGTGAGGCAGGTTGTCTCCCGGGACATCGACGTTGCCAAGCTGTTGAAATTGCTGCAGCCCCGCATCGAGAAGTTCTCCCAGATTCCGTCGCAGATTTCCTTCTTTGAAGAACTGCCCGATTTTGATTGCGGGTTGTTCACCAACAAAGCGCACAAGGCGACGATCGATAGCGCGCGACACATCCTGCCTGCCGCCCTCGACCGGCTGCGGGCCGTTGAGCCATGGAATAACGACACGCTGTTCGCGGAGCTGAAGGCGCTCGCGGCCTCCCTTGGGTTGAAGGCCGGGGCTGTCATGTGGGCGGTCCGGATTGCCGTCTCTGGCACCAGCGTCACGCCGGGCGGAGCGACGGAGATTCTCGAAATCCTTGGTCGGCAGGAGTCGCTGCGGCGCTTGACGCTCAGTCTGGAAAAACTGAGCGCCTGCACCGGATAG